The DNA region ATCGCTGAAGACGTCGAGGGCGAAGCACTCGCAACCCTCGTGCTCAACAAGATTCGTGGCATCTTCAAGTCGGTCGCTGTCAAGGCTCCCGGCTTCGGCGACCGCCGCAAGGCAATGTTGCAGGACATCGCTATTCTCACCGGCGGCCAGGTCATCTCAGAAGAGGTTGGCCTCAAGCTTGAGAACACGACGCTCGAAATGCTCGGCCGTGCACGCAAGGTCATCATCACCAAGGATGAGACGACCATTGTTGAGGGCGCAGGCGAAGAAGAGCAGATTCAGGGTCGCGTTACCCAGATTCGCCGCGAGATCGAGAACACCGACAGCGACTACGACCGTGAGAAGCTGCAGGAGCGCCTCGCGAAGCTCGCTGGCGGCGTAGCCGTTATCAAGGCGGGTGCAGCAACCGAGGTTGAGCTCAAGGAGCGCAAGCACCGCATCGAAGATGCGATTCGTAACGCAAAGGCAGCCGTTGAAGAGGGCGTTCTGCCCGGCGGCGGCGTTGCACTCGTGCAGGCTGGCCAGGACGCCTTCGAGAGCCTCGAGCTCGACGAAGACGAGGCCGTCGGCGCTCGCATCGTTGCAAAGGCCATCGAAGCGCCACTGCGCCAGATCGCTACCAACGCGGGCCTCGAGGCTGGCGTTGTTGCTGACCGCGTAGCGAGCCTGCCTCACGGCCACGGCCTGAACGCCGCGACCGGTGAGTACGGTGACCTCGTAGCGCAGGGCATTCTTGACCCCGCCAAGGTAACCCGCTCGGCGCTGCAGAACGCCGCATCGATCGCAGGCCTCTTCCTCACCACCGAGGCAGTTGTCGCAGACAAGCCAGAGCCAGCAGGTGCTCCGGCAATGGATCCGGGCGCGGGTGACATGGGCTTCTAAGCCTGAGCACTTTCGCACTATCCCGAGAGGGCCGTCTCTTCCGAGAGGCGGCCCTCTCGCGTTTCCTGGGAAAACGTTGTCTCTGCGTGCACAAATGTTGCCTCTGTGCCTTGTGCGGT from Leucobacter sp. UCMA 4100 includes:
- the groL gene encoding chaperonin GroEL (60 kDa chaperone family; promotes refolding of misfolded polypeptides especially under stressful conditions; forms two stacked rings of heptamers to form a barrel-shaped 14mer; ends can be capped by GroES; misfolded proteins enter the barrel where they are refolded when GroES binds) → MAKIIAFDEEARRGLERGLNILADAVKVTLGPRGRNVVLEKKWGAPTITNDGVSIAKEIELEDPFEKIGAELVKEVAKKTDDVAGDGTTTATVLAQALVSEGLRNVAAGSDPIAIRRGIEKAVAAVSAKLLENAKEIETTDQIAATASISAADPQIGELIAQAIDKVGKEGVVTVEESNTFGTELELTEGMRFDKGFLSAYFVTDADRQETVYEDAYILVVNSKVSNIKDLLPVVEQVSQSGKPLLIIAEDVEGEALATLVLNKIRGIFKSVAVKAPGFGDRRKAMLQDIAILTGGQVISEEVGLKLENTTLEMLGRARKVIITKDETTIVEGAGEEEQIQGRVTQIRREIENTDSDYDREKLQERLAKLAGGVAVIKAGAATEVELKERKHRIEDAIRNAKAAVEEGVLPGGGVALVQAGQDAFESLELDEDEAVGARIVAKAIEAPLRQIATNAGLEAGVVADRVASLPHGHGLNAATGEYGDLVAQGILDPAKVTRSALQNAASIAGLFLTTEAVVADKPEPAGAPAMDPGAGDMGF